In Crinalium epipsammum PCC 9333, the following are encoded in one genomic region:
- a CDS encoding HNH endonuclease → MVTPKKGATKAVRLTPDDAVRYEEFANSLRVTLSDVLRILLDLATNDEVVYKKLEGRARELAESRLEYDFEMHMVEIQSKHPSSSPEIDLDGTEKVIESEGYFNPASLEDAREKVERAIVQRRGQPRFRKQLLEAYQGKCAVTGCDVEAALEAAHIIPYKGAETDQVGNGLLLRADIHTLFDLYLITVDPATKQIRIAPELKGSTYGEIEGKQLELPQDKTLRPR, encoded by the coding sequence ATGGTGACACCTAAAAAGGGCGCAACAAAAGCGGTAAGGCTTACTCCTGACGACGCTGTTAGATATGAGGAATTTGCTAACAGTTTAAGGGTAACGCTTTCAGACGTTTTACGGATACTGTTAGATCTAGCGACTAATGATGAAGTGGTCTATAAAAAGCTTGAAGGTAGGGCTAGAGAACTTGCAGAATCAAGACTAGAGTACGATTTTGAGATGCACATGGTAGAGATCCAAAGCAAGCACCCATCCTCTAGCCCTGAGATTGATCTAGATGGAACAGAAAAGGTTATTGAATCTGAAGGCTACTTCAACCCAGCTAGTCTAGAGGATGCTAGAGAGAAGGTTGAAAGGGCTATTGTTCAAAGGCGTGGTCAGCCCAGATTCCGTAAACAGTTACTAGAAGCCTACCAGGGTAAATGTGCTGTAACTGGCTGTGATGTAGAGGCAGCGTTGGAAGCAGCCCACATAATCCCCTACAAAGGGGCTGAAACTGACCAGGTAGGTAACGGACTGTTACTTAGGGCTGATATACATACACTGTTTGACCTTTATCTGATCACAGTTGACCCAGCTACAAAGCAAATTAGGATTGCCCCAGAGCTAAAAGGTTCAACTTATGGTGAGATTGAAGGTAAACAGTTAGAACTACCACAGGATAAGACCTTACGCCCTAGATAA
- a CDS encoding site-specific integrase, whose amino-acid sequence MFVDWLKQGRSPVTVKRYLEILKALDKTAFADFKVKIPAKPMPKPFSKAEVDAILQTMKANKYYSHYHDFTAFLFSTGVRTSEAIGLQWKHVDLVRGEIDIYESLGRHRGSSSNRERRSTKTNNARVLPCRGRLAKMLSDRKPKDANPEDLVFTSPTGKHIDDHLYSQRCWRKTLELAGVEYRNPYKTRHTFISHCLEAGIKPITVAYLVGHADTSMIFTRYAGVINKPDLPELF is encoded by the coding sequence GTGTTTGTTGACTGGCTTAAGCAAGGTAGAAGCCCAGTAACAGTTAAACGTTACTTGGAGATCCTGAAAGCCCTAGATAAGACAGCATTTGCAGACTTTAAGGTTAAGATACCAGCTAAACCGATGCCTAAGCCGTTCAGCAAGGCTGAGGTTGACGCTATCCTGCAAACTATGAAGGCTAATAAGTATTACAGCCACTACCACGACTTTACAGCCTTCTTATTCTCAACTGGGGTTAGAACCTCTGAGGCTATCGGCTTGCAATGGAAGCACGTTGATCTGGTTAGAGGTGAGATAGATATCTATGAAAGCCTGGGCAGGCACAGAGGTTCGTCTAGCAACCGTGAGAGAAGATCAACCAAAACTAACAACGCCAGGGTTTTACCGTGTAGGGGCAGGCTGGCTAAGATGTTGAGCGATCGCAAACCTAAAGACGCTAACCCAGAAGACTTAGTGTTTACAAGTCCCACAGGCAAACATATAGACGATCATCTGTACTCTCAAAGGTGCTGGCGAAAGACTTTAGAGCTAGCTGGGGTAGAGTATCGCAACCCTTACAAGACTAGGCATACATTTATTAGCCACTGCTTAGAAGCTGGCATCAAGCCTATTACAGTAGCCTATTTAGTTGGTCACGCAGACACCAGCATGATTTTTACTAGGTATGCAGGGGTGATCAATAAGCCTGATTTGCCTGAGTTGTTTTAG
- a CDS encoding IS607 family transposase translates to MSKLTISEAAKLKGVAVSTLRRWEAEGKLIPERTANGHRRYDLAQLLGITADSSITVGYARVSSHEQKPDLERQKQVLELFCATHGWQYQIIDDLGSGLNYSKRGLQRLIRMITDNQVERLVLTHKDRLLRFGSELIFSLCEHFGTEVVIINRTEDASFEEDLAKDVLEIITVFSARLYGSRSHKNKKIVEDLREVAEKL, encoded by the coding sequence ATGAGTAAGTTAACTATATCAGAAGCAGCTAAACTTAAAGGAGTTGCCGTTTCCACGTTAAGGAGGTGGGAAGCGGAGGGCAAGCTAATCCCTGAACGTACAGCCAATGGGCATCGTAGGTACGATCTAGCTCAATTATTGGGGATAACAGCAGATAGTTCAATTACAGTCGGTTATGCCAGAGTATCAAGTCACGAACAAAAACCTGATCTAGAAAGGCAGAAACAAGTATTAGAGTTGTTCTGCGCGACTCATGGTTGGCAGTATCAAATTATTGATGATCTAGGTTCTGGCTTAAATTACAGCAAGCGAGGACTGCAAAGATTAATCAGAATGATTACTGACAATCAGGTTGAGAGATTGGTCTTAACCCATAAAGATAGATTATTGAGATTTGGTTCTGAATTGATTTTTAGTTTGTGTGAGCATTTTGGTACAGAAGTAGTAATTATTAATCGTACAGAAGATGCCAGTTTTGAAGAAGATTTAGCAAAAGATGTATTAGAAATAATTACAGTGTTTTCGGCTCGATTGTATGGAAGTCGTAGTCATAAAAATAAAAAGATTGTTGAGGATTTGAGGGAAGTTGCTGAAAAGCTTTAA
- a CDS encoding recombinase family protein yields MAKGFSNKAAIYIRVSTSEQVTEGVSLDAQLAKLTTYCQQAGLEVVAVIRDEGVSAGKLLIQREGGAKLLEMIHRKEVTHVVALKLDRLFRNAGDALSTIDRWDGGGVTTHLIDFMGGQTLDTRSPMGRMMLGIAATFAQFERDLCGQRTKDALRHKKQNRQAYSPTPLGYVRDGSNLVANATEQAIITVIKSLRLAGKSLRAIATELTQRGLKTKRGGSWYASTIKAILSNDLHYSPG; encoded by the coding sequence ATGGCTAAAGGTTTTAGTAACAAAGCAGCAATATACATCCGAGTAAGTACCAGTGAGCAAGTAACCGAAGGTGTCTCGCTAGATGCCCAGTTAGCCAAACTGACAACATACTGTCAGCAAGCAGGCTTAGAGGTGGTAGCAGTGATCCGAGATGAAGGCGTGAGTGCTGGAAAGCTGCTGATTCAGAGGGAAGGTGGAGCCAAGTTGCTAGAGATGATCCACAGAAAAGAAGTTACCCACGTTGTAGCCCTCAAGCTTGATCGCCTATTCCGTAATGCTGGTGATGCTCTCAGCACCATTGATCGCTGGGATGGTGGAGGCGTGACAACTCACCTAATAGATTTTATGGGAGGTCAGACGCTAGACACGCGATCGCCTATGGGTAGGATGATGCTAGGCATAGCTGCTACATTTGCCCAGTTTGAGCGTGACCTTTGTGGACAGCGTACAAAAGACGCTCTCAGGCATAAAAAACAAAACCGCCAAGCATACAGCCCTACACCACTGGGCTATGTACGTGACGGTTCAAACCTGGTAGCTAATGCTACTGAACAAGCCATTATTACTGTAATCAAGTCTCTGAGGTTAGCAGGTAAGTCATTAAGAGCGATCGCTACTGAGTTAACACAGCGAGGGCTGAAAACTAAGAGAGGTGGTAGCTGGTACGCTTCCACAATCAAAGCCATTCTGAGTAATGACTTGCACTATTCCCCTGGTTAG